Proteins from a single region of Streptomyces vinaceus:
- a CDS encoding SCO5389 family protein, protein MSLDVSPALLEQAERGEVDEAAFVDCVRTSLPFAWEMISSLVAQLKVDGGEFADNQTPPPDEQARGQLLRALASDAIRGALQRHFGVRLAFQNCHRVAVFPLDPSSDDRLAKFTSIRGQLLNQSPELRDC, encoded by the coding sequence ATGTCGCTCGACGTCTCACCGGCCCTACTCGAACAGGCCGAGCGAGGCGAGGTCGACGAAGCCGCTTTCGTCGACTGCGTCCGGACCTCCCTGCCCTTCGCATGGGAGATGATCAGCTCGCTGGTGGCCCAGCTGAAGGTGGACGGCGGAGAGTTCGCCGACAACCAGACGCCGCCGCCCGACGAGCAGGCGCGTGGCCAGCTGCTGCGCGCTCTCGCGAGTGACGCGATACGTGGTGCGCTGCAGCGCCACTTCGGGGTGCGCCTGGCGTTCCAGAACTGCCACCGGGTGGCCGTGTTCCCGCTGGATCCCTCGTCGGACGACCGGCTCGCCAAGTTCACTTCGATCCGCGGCCAGCTGCTCAACCAGTCGCCCGAGCTCCGGGACTGCTGA